A window of Firmicutes bacterium HGW-Firmicutes-1 contains these coding sequences:
- a CDS encoding cold-shock protein — MKQGTVKWFDAKKGFGFISVDGENDVFVHFSAIQGDGFKALEEGDAVEFEVVEGSKGPQAASVTKL; from the coding sequence ATGAAACAGGGAACTGTAAAATGGTTTGATGCTAAGAAAGGTTTTGGTTTTATTTCTGTAGATGGAGAAAATGATGTATTTGTTCATTTCTCAGCAATTCAAGGAGATGGATTCAAAGCTTTAGAAGAAGGCGACGCTGTAGAATTTGAAGTTGTTGAAGGTTCAAAAGGACCTCAAGCAGCTAGCGTTACAAAATTATAA